A genomic segment from Actinoplanes sichuanensis encodes:
- a CDS encoding MerR family transcriptional regulator, translated as MRELLTIGVFARAARLSPKALRLYDELGLLRPAEVDDGSGYRLYAPEQLDQARLIAWLRRLGMPLERIRQICESPAPEQAVQIGAYWDQVLAETAERGRLATFLVDYLSGRGSAMGTLGIRYAARSETGLVRDSNEDTAYAGPRLMAVADGMRGPGGDRASAAAVDALRALETVTVPAGDLLGSLAEAVRVASRSVGEIDGEAATTLTALYWSGSQLALAHIGDTRAYRLRDGELSLITVDHTYVRSLVAEGRLTEAEAAVHPQRSLLVKALTGAGDETPDLSLHEAAAGDRYLLCSDGLATTVPEPELRSVLAAAGDPHQVLDELFTRAYRAGAHDNVAAVVADVVAA; from the coding sequence GTGCGTGAGCTGCTGACGATCGGCGTGTTCGCCCGGGCGGCCCGGCTGTCGCCGAAGGCACTGCGGCTCTATGACGAGCTGGGCCTGCTGCGGCCGGCCGAGGTCGACGACGGCTCGGGCTATCGGCTCTACGCGCCGGAGCAGCTCGACCAGGCTCGCCTGATCGCCTGGCTGCGCCGGCTCGGCATGCCGCTGGAGCGGATCCGACAGATCTGCGAGTCACCCGCTCCCGAGCAGGCGGTGCAGATCGGCGCCTACTGGGATCAGGTGCTCGCCGAGACCGCCGAGCGGGGCCGGCTCGCCACCTTCCTCGTCGACTATCTCTCCGGGAGGGGCAGCGCGATGGGCACACTGGGGATCCGTTACGCGGCGAGGTCCGAGACCGGCCTGGTGCGTGACAGCAACGAGGACACCGCCTACGCGGGCCCTCGCCTGATGGCCGTGGCCGACGGCATGCGCGGTCCCGGCGGCGACCGGGCGAGCGCCGCCGCGGTCGATGCGCTGAGGGCGCTGGAGACGGTGACGGTCCCGGCCGGCGACCTGCTCGGCTCGCTGGCCGAGGCGGTGCGGGTGGCGTCCCGGTCGGTCGGCGAGATCGACGGCGAGGCCGCCACGACGCTGACCGCCCTCTACTGGTCCGGCTCACAACTGGCACTCGCGCACATCGGTGACACCCGGGCCTACCGCCTGCGTGACGGTGAGCTGAGCCTGATCACCGTCGACCACACATATGTCCGGTCGCTGGTGGCCGAGGGCCGCCTGACCGAGGCCGAGGCCGCAGTCCATCCACAGCGGTCGTTGCTGGTCAAAGCCCTCACCGGGGCGGGCGACGAAACCCCCGACCTGTCCCTGCACGAGGCCGCCGCCGGCGACCGCTACCTGCTCTGCTCCGACGGCCTGGCCACGACGGTCCCGGAGCCGGAGTTGCGTTCCGTCCTGGCCGCCGCGGGCGATCCGCACCAGGTTCTCGACGAGTTGTTCACCCGTGCCTACCGGGCCGGCGCCCACGACAACGTCGCCGCGGTGGTCGCCGACGTGGTCGCCGCGTGA
- a CDS encoding glycosyltransferase, which translates to MRIVRLANFVTVHTGGLRTALRQLGRGYQDAGHEAVLVVPGRRYSDKMTRQGRVITLPSAPLPRTGGYRVLAGRRELVKLLDSLEPDRIEVSDRTTLRWTGGWARQRGVRSMMVSHESLAGLLGVWGMPKRDALADRFNRRTAEAFDTIVCTTAFAAEEFRRIGVPNLIEVPLGVDLDLFHPGRMDVSVRARYARPDELLMVYCSRLSAAKRPELAVDTVASLRNGKVPAVLVMAGDGTRRTALAYRAARLPVRFAGHISERADVAALLASADVVLSPGPIETFGLAALESLACGTPVVVNEQSALPEVVGDAGVAVPGTAEAFADAVSRIMERPRVERRAAARARAEQYGWPKSVEGFLQAHEANPAPVAGLIRPAAPFNGLPSPRRFGVAGRESGADEAGAARYA; encoded by the coding sequence ATGCGCATTGTTCGCCTGGCCAACTTCGTCACGGTTCATACCGGTGGCCTGCGGACCGCGCTGCGTCAACTCGGCCGTGGTTATCAGGATGCCGGCCACGAGGCCGTCCTCGTCGTTCCCGGTCGCCGCTATTCGGACAAGATGACCCGCCAGGGCCGTGTCATCACGCTGCCCAGTGCCCCCCTGCCACGGACCGGTGGCTACCGCGTGCTCGCCGGCCGGCGCGAGCTGGTCAAGCTGCTGGACAGTCTGGAGCCGGACCGGATCGAGGTCTCCGACCGCACCACGCTGCGCTGGACCGGTGGCTGGGCCCGGCAGCGCGGGGTGCGGTCGATGATGGTGTCCCACGAGAGCCTGGCCGGCCTGCTCGGCGTCTGGGGCATGCCGAAACGTGACGCTCTCGCCGACCGGTTCAACAGGCGTACCGCCGAGGCGTTCGACACGATCGTATGCACCACGGCGTTCGCCGCCGAGGAGTTCCGCCGGATCGGTGTGCCCAACCTGATCGAGGTGCCGCTCGGCGTCGACCTCGACCTGTTCCATCCGGGCCGGATGGATGTCTCGGTCCGCGCCCGCTACGCCCGGCCCGACGAGCTGTTGATGGTCTATTGCAGCCGGCTGTCCGCGGCCAAACGCCCCGAGCTCGCGGTGGACACGGTGGCGTCGCTGCGCAACGGCAAGGTGCCGGCGGTGCTGGTGATGGCCGGTGACGGCACCCGACGGACCGCGCTGGCCTATCGTGCCGCCCGGCTCCCGGTCCGGTTCGCCGGGCACATCTCCGAGCGTGCCGACGTCGCGGCGCTGCTGGCCAGCGCCGACGTGGTGCTGTCGCCGGGCCCGATCGAGACGTTCGGCCTGGCCGCGCTGGAGTCGCTGGCCTGCGGGACACCCGTGGTGGTCAACGAGCAGAGCGCCCTGCCCGAGGTGGTCGGTGACGCCGGTGTGGCCGTGCCGGGCACCGCCGAGGCCTTCGCCGACGCGGTCAGCCGGATCATGGAGCGGCCCCGGGTCGAGCGCCGGGCCGCCGCGCGCGCCCGGGCCGAGCAGTATGGATGGCCGAAATCGGTCGAGGGCTTCCTGCAGGCCCACGAGGCCAACCCGGCTCCGGTGGCCGGTCTGATCCGGCCGGCCGCGCCGTTCAACGGCCTGCCGTCGCCCCGCCGGTTCGGTGTCGCCGGGCGGGAATCCGGGGCGGACGAAGCGGGCGCCGCACGCTACGCATAA
- the rph gene encoding ribonuclease PH encodes MARPDGRTADQLRPVTLTRRWSMHPEGSVLVEFGNTRVLCTASVTEGVPRWRKGSGLGWLTAEYAMLPRATDTRGDRESVKGKVGGRTQEISRLIGRSLRACIDLKALGENSIVLDCDVLQADGGTRTAAITGAYVALHDAVTWLADRKSLAGKIEKVLHTSIQAVSVGMHDGQARLDLDYQEDVSAEVDLNVVCTGAGDFVEVQGTGENGVFRRAQLDAMLDLGVQGCAELAILQQKALAA; translated from the coding sequence ATGGCGCGACCCGACGGCCGGACGGCCGATCAGCTGCGACCGGTGACGCTGACCCGGCGCTGGAGTATGCACCCCGAAGGTTCGGTGCTGGTGGAGTTCGGCAACACTCGGGTGCTGTGCACCGCGAGTGTCACCGAGGGGGTGCCCCGCTGGCGTAAGGGTTCCGGGCTCGGCTGGCTCACCGCGGAGTATGCGATGTTGCCCCGGGCCACGGACACCCGCGGCGACCGGGAGAGTGTGAAGGGCAAGGTCGGTGGGCGTACTCAGGAGATCTCCCGCCTGATCGGCCGGAGCCTGCGAGCCTGCATCGACCTGAAGGCGCTCGGGGAGAACTCGATCGTGCTCGACTGTGACGTGCTCCAGGCCGACGGCGGTACCCGTACGGCCGCGATCACCGGCGCCTATGTGGCGCTGCATGACGCGGTCACCTGGCTGGCCGACCGCAAGTCGTTGGCCGGCAAGATCGAGAAGGTGCTGCACACCTCGATCCAGGCGGTCAGTGTCGGCATGCACGACGGCCAGGCCCGCCTCGACCTGGATTACCAGGAGGACGTCTCGGCCGAGGTCGACCTCAACGTTGTGTGCACCGGCGCGGGCGACTTCGTCGAGGTGCAGGGCACGGGGGAGAACGGCGTGTTCCGCCGGGCCCAGCTGGACGCGATGCTCGACCTCGGCGTGCAGGGCTGCGCCGAGCTGGCGATCCTGCAGCAGAAAGCGCTGGCCGCGTGA
- the rdgB gene encoding RdgB/HAM1 family non-canonical purine NTP pyrophosphatase — protein MSARLLLATGNKKKLVELQRILDAALGVAQIELVGLGDFPGYPDVPETGLTFGENALIKAREGAKRTGLATVADDSGIAVNALNGMPGVFSARWSGTTGDDKDAANLDLVLAQISDVADEHRGGAFVCAAALVLPNGREHLVEGRQTGRLLRSRRGEGGFGYDPIFVGDGQERTNAELSPAEKDAISHRGKAFRELAKVIAKELPR, from the coding sequence GTGAGCGCACGGCTTTTGCTTGCCACAGGTAACAAGAAGAAGCTGGTCGAACTGCAGCGCATCCTGGACGCCGCTCTCGGCGTCGCCCAGATCGAGCTGGTCGGGCTCGGTGACTTCCCGGGCTACCCGGACGTGCCCGAGACCGGCCTCACCTTCGGGGAGAACGCGCTGATCAAAGCCCGTGAGGGCGCGAAGCGTACCGGTCTGGCCACGGTCGCCGACGACTCCGGCATCGCCGTCAACGCGCTGAACGGGATGCCCGGCGTGTTCAGCGCCCGCTGGTCCGGCACCACCGGCGACGACAAGGACGCCGCCAACCTCGACCTGGTGCTGGCGCAGATCTCCGATGTGGCCGACGAGCATCGGGGCGGGGCGTTCGTCTGCGCCGCGGCGCTGGTCCTGCCGAACGGGCGCGAGCACCTGGTGGAGGGCCGCCAGACCGGCCGGCTGTTGCGCAGCCGGCGCGGCGAGGGTGGTTTCGGTTACGACCCGATCTTCGTCGGAGACGGCCAAGAGCGTACGAATGCCGAGCTCAGCCCCGCGGAGAAAGACGCCATCAGCCACCGTGGCAAGGCGTTCCGCGAGCTGGCGAAGGTGATCGCCAAGGAACTGCCCCGCTAG
- the hutH gene encoding histidine ammonia-lyase — translation MIVTVQSTGVSAADVVAVARSGAADASAAHLAGAAGGVRVEISPEAVEAMAASRAIVDGIEASGRPVYGVSTGFGALASTPIEPARRAELQHALIRSHAAGIGAPMPREVVRAMILLRVRSLALGRSGVRPVLAQGLVDLLNHDITPWVPEHGSLGASGDLAPLAHCALVLLGEGWVLGKDGSRVAGAEALRGAGLHPLDLAAKEGLALINGTDGMLGMLLLAIADARHLFTMADVTAALAIEAMLGSDRPFLPELHDIRPHPGQAASAANIHRLLQGSAIMDSHRDDLAHAVQDAYSMRCAPQVAGAARDTLDFVITTSGRELVSVVDNPVVLPDGRVESTGNFHGAPLGFAADFLAIAAAEVGAIAERRVDRLLDVTRSRELPPFLSPDAGVNSGLMIAQYTAAGIVAENRRHASPASVDSLPTSGMQEDHVSMGWAAAKKLRIVLDNLTSLLAVELLSAVRGLQLRAPLTPSAAGRAALAAVGPFAGEPGPDLFLAPVLEQARAVVAGPALRTSIEAAIGPLR, via the coding sequence ATGATCGTCACCGTCCAATCCACTGGTGTCTCCGCGGCCGACGTCGTCGCCGTCGCCCGCTCCGGCGCCGCCGATGCCTCCGCTGCCCACCTCGCCGGTGCCGCCGGCGGTGTCCGCGTCGAGATCTCTCCCGAAGCCGTCGAGGCCATGGCCGCAAGCCGGGCCATCGTCGACGGCATCGAGGCCTCCGGCCGTCCCGTGTACGGCGTCTCCACCGGGTTCGGTGCTCTCGCCAGCACCCCCATCGAACCGGCCCGCCGGGCCGAGCTGCAGCACGCGCTGATCCGCTCGCACGCCGCCGGCATCGGCGCGCCGATGCCCCGCGAGGTGGTCCGGGCCATGATCCTGCTGCGGGTACGGTCGCTGGCGCTCGGCCGATCCGGGGTCCGGCCGGTCCTCGCCCAGGGTCTCGTCGACCTGCTCAACCACGACATCACACCGTGGGTGCCGGAACACGGGTCGCTCGGTGCGTCAGGCGACCTGGCACCACTCGCCCACTGCGCTCTGGTACTGCTCGGCGAAGGCTGGGTGCTCGGCAAGGACGGCTCCCGTGTCGCCGGCGCCGAGGCGCTGCGTGGCGCCGGTCTGCACCCGCTCGACCTGGCCGCCAAGGAGGGCCTGGCGCTGATCAACGGCACCGACGGCATGCTCGGCATGCTGCTGCTGGCGATCGCCGACGCCCGCCACCTGTTCACCATGGCCGATGTGACAGCAGCCCTGGCCATCGAGGCGATGCTCGGATCGGACCGGCCGTTCCTCCCCGAACTGCACGACATCCGGCCGCATCCGGGGCAGGCCGCATCGGCCGCGAACATCCACCGGCTGCTGCAGGGCTCGGCGATCATGGACTCGCACCGGGACGACCTGGCGCACGCCGTGCAGGACGCATACTCCATGCGATGCGCGCCGCAGGTCGCCGGAGCCGCCCGGGACACCCTCGACTTCGTCATCACGACCAGCGGCCGGGAGCTCGTGTCGGTGGTGGACAACCCGGTCGTGCTGCCCGACGGACGGGTCGAGTCGACCGGTAACTTCCACGGGGCGCCGCTCGGTTTCGCCGCCGATTTCCTGGCCATCGCGGCCGCCGAGGTGGGGGCCATCGCCGAACGCCGGGTCGACCGGCTCCTCGACGTCACCCGGTCCCGGGAGCTGCCGCCCTTCCTGTCCCCGGACGCCGGCGTGAACTCGGGGCTGATGATCGCCCAGTACACCGCGGCCGGGATCGTCGCCGAGAACCGCCGGCACGCCTCCCCGGCGTCGGTCGACTCGTTGCCGACCAGCGGCATGCAGGAGGACCACGTGTCGATGGGCTGGGCCGCCGCGAAGAAGCTGCGCATCGTCCTGGACAACCTCACCAGCCTCCTCGCTGTCGAACTGCTCTCCGCTGTCCGTGGCCTGCAACTACGAGCCCCGCTGACCCCGTCGGCGGCCGGGCGGGCCGCCCTGGCCGCGGTCGGCCCCTTCGCCGGCGAGCCCGGCCCGGACCTGTTCCTGGCCCCGGTCCTGGAGCAGGCCCGCGCGGTCGTCGCCGGCCCGGCGCTGCGGACGTCGATCGAGGCGGCGATCGGCCCCCTCCGCTGA
- the hutI gene encoding imidazolonepropionase — translation MSLLVTNIGELVTNSDRRLGLARDMAVVTENDRIAWVGPAGRAPAADDILDVAGAAVLPGFVDSHAHLAFAGDRAAEFAARMAGEPYTGGGIRTTVGATREASDSVLRRNVTRLVTEMRRQGTTTVEIKSGYGLNVDDEARSLRIASELTSETTFLGAHVVPAEYVDDPWKYVGMVTGPMLAAARPHAKWIDVFCERGAFDEDQSRTILAAGQAAGLGLRVHGNQLGPGPGVRLAVEMGAASVDHCTHLDDADVDALASTAIDCMCADGGHSTTVATLLPGAEFSTRSPYPDARRLLDAGITVALATDCNPGSSYTSSMPFCIALAVREMRMTPAEAVWAATAGGAHALRRDDIGRITVGARADLIVLDAPSHLHLAYRPGVPLIRTVLHNGVPQ, via the coding sequence ATGAGCCTGCTCGTCACCAACATCGGTGAGCTGGTCACCAACAGTGACCGCCGTCTCGGGCTGGCCCGGGACATGGCGGTGGTGACCGAGAACGATCGGATCGCCTGGGTCGGCCCGGCCGGTCGCGCGCCGGCCGCCGACGACATCCTCGACGTGGCCGGCGCCGCGGTACTGCCCGGTTTCGTCGACAGCCACGCCCATCTCGCCTTCGCCGGTGATCGGGCGGCCGAGTTCGCGGCCCGGATGGCCGGGGAGCCCTACACCGGCGGCGGCATCCGCACCACCGTCGGCGCGACCCGTGAGGCATCCGACTCCGTGCTGCGTCGGAACGTCACCCGCCTGGTCACCGAGATGCGGCGGCAGGGCACCACCACCGTCGAGATCAAGAGCGGGTACGGCCTGAACGTCGACGACGAGGCCCGCTCGCTGCGGATCGCCTCCGAACTGACCAGCGAGACCACTTTCCTCGGCGCACACGTGGTGCCGGCTGAATACGTCGACGACCCGTGGAAGTACGTCGGGATGGTCACCGGCCCGATGCTGGCCGCCGCCCGCCCCCACGCCAAGTGGATCGACGTCTTCTGCGAACGCGGCGCCTTCGACGAGGATCAGTCCCGCACCATCCTCGCCGCCGGGCAGGCCGCCGGACTGGGGCTGCGGGTGCACGGCAACCAGCTCGGCCCCGGCCCCGGCGTGCGGCTGGCCGTCGAGATGGGCGCGGCGAGCGTCGACCACTGCACCCACCTCGACGACGCCGATGTGGACGCGCTCGCCTCCACCGCGATCGACTGCATGTGCGCCGACGGTGGGCACTCGACCACGGTGGCCACGCTGCTGCCGGGGGCCGAGTTCTCCACCCGCTCGCCGTACCCGGACGCGCGGCGGCTCCTCGACGCCGGAATCACCGTTGCGCTGGCCACCGACTGCAACCCGGGTTCGTCGTACACCTCCTCGATGCCGTTCTGCATCGCCCTCGCCGTCCGCGAAATGCGGATGACCCCGGCCGAAGCGGTGTGGGCGGCGACCGCCGGCGGGGCGCACGCGCTCCGCCGCGACGACATCGGCCGGATCACGGTCGGCGCCCGCGCCGACCTGATCGTTCTCGACGCGCCGTCGCATCTGCACCTGGCCTACCGGCCCGGTGTCCCCCTGATCCGTACCGTCCTGCACAACGGAGTGCCGCAATGA
- a CDS encoding MoaD family protein: protein MAIEVRVPTILRSYTGGAKIVEGAGDTLTELIDDLDAKHSGLKGRLITPEGGLHRFVNIYVNDEDVRFLGALDAKVKDGDSITILPAVAGGALGFAAAAALLGGL, encoded by the coding sequence ATGGCCATCGAAGTTCGCGTTCCCACCATCCTCCGCAGCTACACCGGCGGCGCCAAGATCGTCGAGGGCGCCGGTGACACCCTCACCGAGCTGATCGACGACCTGGACGCCAAGCACAGCGGCCTCAAGGGCCGTCTGATCACCCCCGAGGGCGGCCTGCACCGGTTCGTCAACATCTACGTCAACGACGAGGACGTCCGCTTCCTCGGCGCGCTCGACGCCAAGGTCAAGGACGGCGACTCGATCACCATCCTCCCGGCGGTCGCCGGCGGCGCGCTCGGGTTCGCTGCGGCCGCGGCGCTGCTCGGCGGTCTTTAA
- a CDS encoding MBL fold metallo-hydrolase, protein MRLTVLGCAGSFPGPESACSAYLVEAEGFRLLIDFGSGSLSALQRYSDMRGVDAILLTHLHCDHMLDACTYVVVRRYDPAGPLPALPVYAPLGAAERIAAAYSTEGEPVDDVYTFYGLQPGTFPIGPLQVTVDRVNHPVETYGVRIEHQGRVLAYSSDTAPCEALLRLAAGADLFLCEASYQDGVVNPPDLHLTGGEAGEAATKADVGKLLLTHLVPAWASEASIVEAATAAYAGPVEVVRPGARYDL, encoded by the coding sequence ATGCGACTAACCGTTCTCGGTTGTGCCGGCAGTTTCCCCGGCCCCGAGTCGGCGTGTTCGGCCTACCTGGTGGAAGCCGAAGGGTTCCGGCTCCTGATCGACTTCGGTTCCGGGTCGCTCTCCGCCCTCCAGCGATACTCGGACATGCGTGGCGTCGACGCCATCCTCCTCACCCATCTGCACTGCGACCACATGCTCGACGCGTGCACCTACGTCGTGGTGCGGCGCTACGACCCGGCCGGTCCGCTGCCGGCCCTGCCGGTCTACGCCCCGCTGGGCGCGGCCGAGCGGATCGCCGCCGCCTACAGCACCGAGGGCGAGCCGGTCGACGACGTCTACACCTTCTATGGCCTGCAGCCCGGCACGTTCCCGATCGGGCCGCTCCAGGTCACCGTGGACCGGGTCAACCACCCCGTCGAGACGTACGGTGTGCGCATCGAGCACCAGGGCCGGGTGCTGGCCTACTCGTCGGACACCGCACCCTGTGAGGCGCTGCTCCGACTGGCCGCCGGCGCCGATCTGTTCCTCTGTGAGGCGAGTTACCAGGACGGCGTGGTCAACCCGCCGGACCTGCACCTGACCGGGGGAGAGGCGGGCGAGGCGGCGACGAAGGCCGATGTCGGCAAGCTGCTGCTGACCCATCTCGTTCCGGCTTGGGCCAGTGAGGCATCTATTGTGGAGGCGGCTACCGCCGCCTATGCGGGACCGGTCGAAGTCGTCCGTCCCGGCGCCAGATACGATCTCTGA
- a CDS encoding PLP-dependent cysteine synthase family protein: MARYESLLDACGGTPLVGLPRLSPAVPEGAPPVRLWAKLEDRNPTGSIKDRAALFMVREAEESGHLRPGDTILEPTSGNTGIALAMVAKLRGYRLVCVMPENVSAERTQLLRMYGAEIIFSPAAGGSNQAVATAKQIAAEHPDWKMLFQYGNPANARAHYETTGPELLHDLPTITHFVAGLGTTGTLMGTGRFLREKVDGIQIIAAEPRYGELVYGLRNIDEGYVPELYDASVLTRRFSVGTRDAVLRTRQLIEVEGIFAGFSTGAVLHAALAVAHEAVKAGNRADVAFVVPDAGWKYLSTGAYGGTLNEAEEALEGQLWA, from the coding sequence ATGGCTCGTTACGAGAGCCTGCTGGACGCGTGCGGGGGCACGCCGCTCGTCGGCCTGCCCCGGCTCTCCCCGGCGGTGCCCGAGGGGGCGCCGCCGGTGCGGCTCTGGGCCAAGCTGGAGGACCGCAACCCGACCGGCAGCATCAAGGACCGTGCCGCGCTCTTCATGGTGCGCGAGGCCGAGGAGTCCGGGCATCTGCGGCCCGGTGACACGATCCTCGAGCCGACCAGCGGCAACACCGGCATCGCGCTGGCCATGGTGGCCAAGCTGCGGGGCTACCGGCTGGTCTGCGTGATGCCGGAGAACGTGTCGGCCGAGCGGACCCAGCTCCTCCGGATGTACGGGGCGGAGATCATCTTCTCGCCGGCAGCCGGTGGGTCGAACCAGGCCGTAGCCACCGCCAAGCAGATCGCCGCCGAGCACCCGGACTGGAAGATGCTGTTCCAGTACGGCAACCCGGCGAACGCCCGCGCGCACTATGAGACCACCGGTCCCGAGCTGCTGCACGACCTGCCCACGATCACGCATTTCGTGGCCGGGCTGGGCACCACCGGCACGCTGATGGGCACCGGGCGGTTCCTGCGGGAGAAGGTCGACGGCATCCAGATCATCGCCGCCGAGCCACGGTATGGCGAGCTGGTCTACGGGCTGCGCAACATCGACGAGGGTTACGTGCCGGAGCTGTACGACGCCTCGGTGCTGACCCGGCGGTTCTCGGTCGGCACACGGGACGCGGTTCTGCGTACCCGCCAATTGATCGAAGTCGAAGGCATCTTCGCGGGCTTCTCGACCGGAGCGGTGCTGCACGCCGCCCTGGCGGTGGCGCACGAGGCGGTCAAGGCCGGCAACCGGGCCGACGTGGCCTTCGTGGTGCCCGACGCCGGCTGGAAATATCTGTCGACGGGCGCCTACGGCGGCACTCTGAATGAGGCGGAAGAGGCCCTCGAAGGCCAGCTCTGGGCCTAG
- a CDS encoding alpha/beta fold hydrolase, translating to MIHRHSGLVFVGHTLAVPLNHADPDGPRIEIFAREVREPGVTAEGRPFLVYLQGGPGSRAPRDLPVWLRRAARDYRVVLLDQRGTGRSTPLTRQTLAGIEDQAGYLAHFRADSIVADAELLRAHLAGDRPWSVLGQSFGGFCAVTYLSFAPHGLREVIITGGLPGLTATAEDVYRAAYPRVLAHNERFFKRYPEDEAIAGRVVDALREQDARLPGGDRLTPRRFQTIGIHLGSNARFDLLHHLLEEAFAGDQVSELFLRRVDAAISFAENPLFAVVHEAIYGQGAATGWAAQRVRAEFPAFDLDAGGPVRFTGEMIYPWLFEEDPALIPLAAAADRLAAKSDWTPLYDLDRLAANEVPVAAAVYFDDMYVDRDMSLATAAHIGNVRPWVTNEYAHDGLGRDEHVLDRLLEMVRD from the coding sequence ATGATTCATCGTCACTCCGGGCTCGTCTTCGTCGGGCACACTCTGGCCGTACCACTGAATCATGCGGATCCGGACGGACCGCGGATCGAGATCTTCGCGCGGGAGGTGAGGGAGCCCGGGGTGACGGCCGAAGGCCGGCCGTTTCTGGTGTATCTGCAGGGTGGGCCGGGGAGCCGGGCGCCGCGGGATCTGCCGGTCTGGTTGCGTCGGGCGGCGCGGGACTATCGGGTGGTGTTGCTCGACCAGCGGGGCACCGGGCGCAGCACACCGCTGACCAGGCAGACGCTGGCCGGGATCGAGGACCAGGCCGGATATCTGGCGCATTTCCGGGCGGACAGCATCGTGGCCGACGCCGAACTGTTGCGCGCCCATCTGGCCGGTGACCGTCCGTGGAGTGTGCTGGGGCAGAGTTTCGGCGGGTTCTGCGCGGTGACGTATCTCAGTTTCGCGCCACACGGGCTCCGTGAGGTGATCATCACGGGTGGCCTGCCGGGGCTGACGGCGACGGCGGAGGACGTCTATCGGGCCGCCTACCCGCGGGTGCTGGCGCACAACGAGCGGTTCTTCAAGCGGTACCCGGAGGACGAGGCGATCGCCGGGCGGGTCGTCGACGCGCTGCGCGAGCAGGACGCCCGGCTGCCCGGTGGCGACCGGCTGACGCCGCGCCGATTCCAGACGATCGGCATCCACCTGGGCTCGAACGCCCGTTTCGACCTGCTGCACCACCTGCTGGAAGAGGCGTTCGCCGGTGACCAGGTGTCGGAGCTCTTCCTACGCCGGGTGGACGCGGCGATCTCCTTCGCCGAGAACCCGCTGTTCGCGGTGGTGCACGAGGCGATCTACGGGCAGGGCGCGGCGACCGGGTGGGCGGCGCAGCGGGTCCGTGCCGAGTTCCCGGCCTTCGACCTGGATGCCGGCGGCCCGGTCCGGTTCACCGGGGAGATGATCTACCCGTGGCTGTTCGAGGAGGACCCGGCCCTGATCCCGCTGGCTGCGGCGGCTGACCGGCTGGCCGCGAAGTCGGACTGGACGCCGCTCTACGACCTCGACCGACTGGCCGCCAACGAGGTGCCGGTGGCGGCCGCGGTCTACTTCGACGACATGTATGTGGACCGGGACATGTCGCTGGCCACCGCGGCCCACATCGGCAACGTGCGGCCGTGGGTGACCAACGAGTACGCCCACGACGGCCTCGGACGTGACGAGCACGTCCTCGACCGCCTCCTCGAGATGGTGCGGGACTAG
- a CDS encoding DUF2017 domain-containing protein encodes MFRRNGSHCVATFAHDEVRVLRKVAAEVVGLLTDGMDHTDPVVSRLFPDIYPDRPEDSQEFRLYTEGDLKTSKIDQAGAILAALPDEGEGEVRLDGEAAEAWLRAINDARLAMGTRLEIHADTDLGDELDQAVLDDPGSSRVFQLSVYAYLGYLQESLLNALPDIQ; translated from the coding sequence ATGTTCCGACGCAACGGTAGCCACTGTGTTGCCACGTTCGCGCACGACGAGGTGCGAGTCCTGCGCAAGGTGGCCGCTGAGGTGGTCGGCCTGCTGACCGACGGGATGGACCACACCGATCCGGTCGTCTCCCGGCTCTTTCCGGACATCTACCCCGATCGTCCGGAGGATTCGCAGGAGTTCCGGCTCTACACCGAGGGCGATCTGAAGACCAGCAAGATCGACCAGGCGGGCGCGATCCTCGCCGCGCTTCCGGACGAGGGCGAGGGTGAGGTACGGCTGGACGGCGAGGCCGCCGAGGCCTGGCTCCGAGCGATCAACGACGCCCGCCTGGCCATGGGCACCCGTCTGGAGATCCACGCGGACACCGATCTCGGTGACGAGTTGGACCAGGCGGTGCTCGACGATCCGGGGTCGAGCCGGGTCTTCCAGCTGTCGGTGTACGCGTATCTGGGCTACCTACAGGAGTCACTGCTGAACGCGCTACCCGACATTCAATGA
- the clpS gene encoding ATP-dependent Clp protease adapter ClpS translates to MALPQVAPVETPEIEEVPAEDRPWVTIVWDDPVNLMSYVTWVFQKLFGYSKEKAERLMMDVHTKGKAVVSIGARERMEMDANQLHGYGLWATVDRG, encoded by the coding sequence ATGGCGTTGCCTCAGGTTGCTCCCGTGGAGACGCCGGAGATCGAGGAAGTACCGGCCGAGGACCGGCCGTGGGTGACCATCGTCTGGGACGACCCGGTCAACCTCATGTCGTATGTGACCTGGGTCTTCCAGAAGCTCTTCGGCTACAGCAAGGAAAAGGCCGAGAGGCTGATGATGGACGTGCACACGAAAGGGAAGGCGGTGGTCTCCATCGGCGCGCGCGAGCGCATGGAGATGGACGCCAACCAACTGCACGGATACGGTCTCTGGGCCACGGTCGACAGGGGTTGA